In Sulfurisphaera javensis, a single genomic region encodes these proteins:
- a CDS encoding acyl-CoA thioesterase: protein MSYLRISETKVITKRIIHYENTNFLGRLHGGDMLSFLVDTGMIASMRVARGLAVIASLDDVVFKKPIMLGDIIDIEAEVDYVGNTSMEVSMRALKGNETLVEATGTYVKVDEFLRPTIIENKIVPETEEEFDKFNKALHRRQEKAESIKDRIKKRYDTSDPTVGLRYRSESTYFITPEMTYDGKIISAGKLLKLMDDIGGALCLSYINYENYNPENGAVVTVSVNSTSFYTPIRLSDIIKIRAGISYVGSTSFEVILNVIRLDTKNFVEEHVTTAYFNYVRIDKNGKPAKVKEYQPLTEEEKKAYMEALERRKKFIKM from the coding sequence GTGTCATATTTGAGAATCTCTGAAACTAAAGTAATTACTAAAAGAATTATACATTATGAGAATACTAACTTCCTAGGTAGACTACATGGCGGAGACATGCTAAGTTTCTTAGTTGATACTGGAATGATTGCTTCAATGAGAGTTGCTAGAGGATTGGCAGTAATTGCGTCATTAGATGACGTAGTATTTAAAAAACCAATAATGCTTGGAGATATAATAGATATTGAAGCAGAAGTAGATTATGTAGGAAATACATCTATGGAAGTTTCAATGAGAGCATTAAAAGGAAACGAAACTTTAGTGGAAGCTACTGGCACTTATGTTAAAGTTGATGAATTTTTAAGACCTACTATTATAGAAAACAAAATAGTACCAGAAACTGAAGAAGAATTTGATAAGTTTAACAAAGCATTACATAGAAGGCAAGAAAAAGCAGAAAGCATAAAGGATAGAATAAAGAAAAGATATGATACTTCAGACCCTACAGTAGGGTTAAGATATAGATCAGAATCAACTTACTTTATTACTCCAGAAATGACATATGATGGAAAGATAATTTCTGCTGGAAAATTATTAAAACTTATGGATGATATAGGTGGAGCCTTATGTTTAAGTTACATAAATTATGAGAACTATAACCCAGAAAACGGGGCTGTTGTTACAGTATCCGTAAACAGTACTAGTTTTTACACTCCTATTAGATTGTCAGATATAATAAAAATACGTGCAGGAATTTCATATGTAGGAAGCACTTCATTCGAAGTTATATTAAACGTAATAAGACTAGATACAAAAAACTTCGTTGAAGAGCATGTAACTACTGCTTATTTTAATTATGTAAGAATAGATAAAAATGGAAAACCGGCTAAAGTAAAAGAATACCAACCTTTAACTGAAGAAGAAAAGAAAGCATATATGGAAGCATTAGAAAGAAGGAAAAAATTTATAAAAATGTAA